A section of the Malus sylvestris chromosome 17, drMalSylv7.2, whole genome shotgun sequence genome encodes:
- the LOC126609694 gene encoding protein trichome birefringence-like 19 yields MKFQAIGLPNAKYTQPNITYKKGILLALTLLLLTTIPLCINNSTTSPLPSPNSNITSGLKTLQDEDQCQIFSGSWIPYPDGPAYYTNETCNLILDQQNCLKFGRPDTEFMKWRWKPQDCELPLFDAAQFLELVRGKSLAFLGDSVGRNQMQSLLCLLSNVTYPEDVSHKYSTNTDYFKRYVYHDYNFTMATLWAPYLVKSRDADPNGHGINSLMSLYLDEPDEGWETEVENFDYVIVSAGQWFFRPLIYYENGRVIGCHKCGRDDMKSFLTYYGYKKAFRTVFRTLRNLKNYKGVTFLRTFSPSHFENGAWNEGGNCPRTRPFSKEEMKLDGYILEMHLTQVEELKAAEKKGMKRGLEFRLMDTTEAMLLRPDGHPNFYGQSPHRNMTIADCVHWCLPGPIDTWNEILLYMLKSGHKPS; encoded by the exons ATGAAGTTTCAAGCCATTGGTCTGCCTAATGCAAAATACACACAACCAAACATCACCTACAAAAAAGGTATTCTTCTAGCCCTCACCTTACTTCTGCTCACCACAATCCCTCTCTGTATAAACAACAGCACAACTTCTCCATTGCCATCTCCTAACAGCAACATTACCAGTGGATTAAAAACCCTACAAGATGAAGACCAATGCCAAATATTTAGTGGGAGTTGGATTCCATATCCAGATGGACCTGCTTACTACACAAATGAAACTTGCAATTTGATCCTTGATCAGCAGAACTGCTTGAAGTTCGGGAGGCCCGACACGGAGTTCATGAAGTGGAGGTGGAAGCCCCAAGATTGCGAGTTGCCATTGTTCGATGCAGCTCAGTTCTTGGAGCTTGTTAGAGGGAAGTCATTAGCATTTCTTGGTGATTCTGTTGGAAGGAATCAAATGCAGTCCTTGCTGTGCCTTTTGTCCAAT GTGACTTATCCTGAGGATGTTTCTCACAAGTATTCAACAAACACAGATTACTTCAAGCGCTACGTATACCATGACTACAACTTCACTATGGCAACTCTCTGGGCACCCTACTTGGTTAAATCTAGAGATGCCGACCCGAATGGCCACGGCATCAACAGCCTCATGAGCCTCTACTTAGACGAGCCCGACGAGGGATGGGAAACTGAGGTTGAAAATTTCGATTATGTCATCGTCTCAGCAGGGCAATGGTTCTTCCGGCCGCTGATATACTACGAAAATGGTCGCGTCATAGGGTGTCACAAGTGCGGACGAGACGACATGAAATCTTTTCTCACGTACTACGGTTACAAAAAAGCATTCCGAACAGTGTTTAGGACCCTTCGGAATCTCAAAAACTACAAAGGGGTGACGTTTTTGAGGACGTTTTCTCCGTCACACTTCGAAAACGGGGCGTGGAACGAGGGAGGGAATTGTCCGAGGACGAGGCCTTTCAGCAAGGAAGAAATGAAGCTAGATGGGTACATTTTGGAGATGCATTTGACACAAGTAGAGGAGCTAAAAGCAGCAGAAAAGAAAGGTATGAAAAGAGGCCTTGAATTTAGGTTAATGGATACAACTGAAGCTATGTTGCTGAGGCCTGATGGACATCCAAACTTCTACGGACAGTCACCTCACCGGAACATGACTATTGCTGACTGTGTCCACTGGTGCTTGCCTGGCCCCATTGATACGTGGAATGAGATTTTGCTGTATATGTTGAAATCCGGGCACAAACCATCCTGA